One genomic region from Coprothermobacter sp. encodes:
- the pheT gene encoding phenylalanine--tRNA ligase subunit beta, translating into MRVKLSALHAAIDFDYSPEELVTKLGDVGIEIESTERTDVTFKDVFVARVMRTALHPTHHRLQLIDLDLGPRGTTSVCTAATNIREGDIIPVAIPGGKTADGTDIATRMFGTVESFGMLCSWKELGLDGDLLSSEEKEGILHLGSGAIVGSPFEEAWPVGDTAFEVSVTPDRGDALSVLGLARWIEVLKARDADQPFDMGDIKLPLPSSLPRARNDGDLAVTIEDQSLCSSYIGVLVQDVASGPSSHAFRTQLYQLCVRPVSRIVDMTNLCLKQYGQPTHAFDYDRLQEHRIIVRTSLPGETIVTLDGMLRSLESGTLVIADAAGPVAVAGVMGGLASSVTAATTRIVFEIAHFDPRAVARASRHLGIKTDAAYLYERGTDPGLTVRAVPSVLSALVREQCLGSYVSRVASAGIPVPAMLPLSLDVDRVNGYLGSDLDATDMRRLFGYEGIASRVTGTTLSVTPPSFRGDLTSWPEYVEEIVRMEGYDEFPSHAPNLVLRRGSESPLKALCKRLRQMLVGIGLVESRTVSFVRESSVTAMGLPPAPLLLNPLTVDWDALRPTMAVGLAGAAVRNLSRGREGFASFEIGKTFSVHGQSFDEETKLGLLLAGKWQDANWTTPTAPASIFVLKGIIESVLRDLHVPFNVVSSDSPLLENGASILVSSETTPLGTLGILRHDVGALLGLERDTFYAEFSVDALLKSIQPISFKEFSRFPSIRRDIAVLVDSSMTAGQLQAIVAEHGGPLLKAIVVFDNFQGGSLPAGKKSVGFSMEFASSDRTLFGEEVDVLVDSVEAALATHVGGILRRTRV; encoded by the coding sequence ATGAGAGTCAAGCTTTCTGCGCTGCACGCTGCGATCGATTTTGACTACAGTCCCGAGGAACTGGTCACAAAACTGGGCGACGTCGGCATCGAAATCGAATCGACCGAGAGAACCGATGTCACGTTCAAGGACGTCTTCGTTGCACGGGTCATGCGTACTGCACTCCACCCGACACACCACAGGCTTCAGCTCATCGACCTCGACCTCGGTCCGCGCGGCACGACCAGTGTATGCACGGCCGCCACCAACATACGTGAGGGCGACATTATCCCAGTGGCGATTCCAGGTGGAAAGACTGCCGACGGCACGGACATCGCGACGCGCATGTTCGGCACCGTAGAATCGTTTGGCATGCTCTGCTCCTGGAAGGAACTGGGGCTCGACGGTGACCTCCTGTCCTCTGAAGAGAAGGAAGGCATTCTGCATCTGGGGTCAGGAGCGATTGTCGGGAGCCCCTTCGAGGAAGCATGGCCCGTAGGAGACACTGCCTTCGAGGTAAGCGTCACGCCTGACCGAGGCGACGCCCTGTCGGTTCTCGGACTGGCCCGGTGGATCGAAGTACTCAAGGCAAGAGATGCGGATCAGCCGTTCGACATGGGTGACATCAAGCTGCCGCTGCCCTCTTCCCTTCCACGCGCCCGGAACGACGGAGACCTGGCTGTGACCATCGAAGACCAGTCCCTGTGCAGTTCCTACATCGGTGTCCTGGTGCAGGACGTTGCCTCTGGACCATCGAGTCACGCTTTCCGCACTCAGCTCTACCAGTTGTGCGTTCGCCCTGTCAGCAGGATCGTCGACATGACCAATCTCTGTCTGAAACAGTACGGACAGCCGACTCATGCGTTCGACTACGACCGCCTTCAGGAGCATCGTATCATCGTACGAACGTCTCTGCCCGGCGAGACCATTGTCACACTGGACGGCATGTTGCGCTCTCTCGAATCGGGAACGCTCGTCATCGCAGATGCTGCAGGTCCAGTGGCCGTCGCCGGCGTCATGGGCGGACTGGCATCCAGCGTCACGGCTGCGACGACACGCATCGTCTTCGAGATTGCACACTTCGATCCGAGAGCAGTCGCACGCGCGAGCAGGCACCTCGGCATCAAGACAGACGCAGCCTATCTCTATGAGCGTGGCACCGATCCGGGGCTCACTGTCAGGGCCGTCCCTTCCGTTCTGTCGGCACTTGTTCGCGAGCAGTGTCTCGGTTCCTACGTCTCACGTGTTGCTTCTGCTGGTATCCCAGTTCCTGCAATGCTCCCGCTGAGTCTCGATGTAGATCGGGTGAACGGATACCTGGGTTCCGACCTTGACGCAACAGACATGCGAAGACTCTTCGGCTATGAAGGAATCGCGTCGAGGGTCACGGGAACGACGCTGTCGGTGACACCGCCGTCGTTCCGTGGAGACCTCACATCATGGCCGGAATATGTCGAAGAGATCGTCAGAATGGAGGGTTATGACGAGTTCCCCTCACACGCGCCGAACCTTGTCCTGCGCCGCGGCTCGGAGTCTCCGCTCAAGGCCCTTTGCAAGCGACTGCGTCAGATGCTCGTCGGGATTGGGCTCGTCGAATCACGCACTGTCAGTTTCGTGCGGGAGAGCTCGGTAACCGCGATGGGCCTGCCTCCGGCACCACTCCTGCTCAACCCGCTCACCGTCGACTGGGATGCCCTGCGTCCCACCATGGCTGTTGGTCTTGCAGGAGCCGCGGTGCGGAACCTGTCGCGAGGCCGCGAGGGCTTCGCCTCGTTCGAGATTGGCAAGACGTTCAGCGTTCATGGCCAGTCGTTCGACGAGGAGACGAAGCTTGGCCTTCTTCTTGCAGGCAAGTGGCAAGACGCGAACTGGACGACGCCCACCGCCCCCGCAAGCATCTTTGTGCTGAAAGGCATCATCGAGTCAGTTCTTCGCGATCTGCATGTGCCCTTTAACGTTGTGTCATCGGATAGTCCTCTCTTGGAGAATGGTGCAAGCATCCTGGTTTCGTCCGAAACCACGCCACTGGGCACACTCGGCATTCTCAGGCACGACGTCGGTGCCCTGCTGGGTCTGGAACGGGACACATTCTACGCCGAGTTTTCCGTCGATGCCCTGCTGAAGAGCATCCAACCCATCAGTTTCAAGGAGTTTTCCAGGTTCCCGTCGATCCGGCGTGACATTGCCGTCCTCGTGGACAGTAGCATGACGGCCGGCCAATTGCAGGCAATCGTTGCTGAACATGGTGGCCCCCTGCTCAAGGCAATTGTCGTGTTCGACAATTTCCAGGGGGGCAGTCTACCAGCAGGCAAGAAGAGCGTGGGCTTCTCGATGGAGTTTGCCTCATCCGACCGAACACTGTTCGGCGAGGAGGTCGATGTCCTTGTCGACTCCGTCGAGGCCGCCCTCGCAACTCATGTAGGGGGCATACTACGAAGAACCCGGGTATAG
- a CDS encoding AmmeMemoRadiSam system protein A has translation MLRLDSGRTGMDMNERERLQLLLLARESIRRRLLDAHELAPTREEFPDDKFWQDQGVFVTLTEHGELRGCIGTIMPVSPLVQAVASNALAAAFSDPRFEPVEEAEFGDLCIEISLLSVPAELAFSSLADLQSKLAATRPGVILKRGAHQATFLPQVWEQLPNVHGFLEALCHKAGLHTESLSQPGLSVFTYTVLAFSEDCE, from the coding sequence ATGCTTCGATTGGATTCTGGGAGGACAGGCATGGACATGAATGAACGTGAACGCCTTCAGCTGCTTCTACTGGCGCGTGAATCGATTCGCAGGCGGCTGCTGGATGCACACGAACTGGCACCGACGCGCGAAGAATTCCCTGACGACAAGTTCTGGCAGGACCAAGGGGTGTTTGTCACGCTGACTGAGCACGGAGAGCTTCGAGGCTGCATCGGAACGATCATGCCTGTCTCTCCTCTGGTCCAGGCGGTCGCATCCAACGCGCTTGCGGCGGCCTTCAGCGACCCACGATTTGAGCCAGTCGAAGAGGCGGAGTTTGGGGACCTGTGCATCGAGATCTCCCTGCTTTCTGTTCCGGCCGAGCTCGCGTTCTCGTCGCTGGCGGACCTTCAATCAAAGTTGGCGGCAACACGCCCCGGTGTCATTCTTAAGCGCGGAGCCCATCAGGCCACGTTCCTGCCACAGGTCTGGGAGCAGCTGCCCAACGTCCACGGATTCCTCGAGGCTCTCTGCCACAAGGCCGGGCTCCACACTGAGAGCCTCTCTCAGCCGGGTCTGAGCGTGTTCACCTACACCGTCCTGGCGTTCTCCGAGGACTGCGAGTAG
- a CDS encoding glucose-6-phosphate isomerase — protein MSGLIRLDDTWALDHIDAEAIDGGMREAALQLQLLVDRKGAGSEYTGWLDLPVDAPDSVVARIEHVAAGLREQSDTVVVCGIGGSYLGARAGLEFLAGMPSRSATDRLPDIFFAGNSLSSWQFRKLLDNLAGRRFSVVVISKSGTTLETAVAFHVLKTELARRFGTAEARTRIVAVTDSEHGALRSLAGDEGLVTFDLPRDVGGRYSVLTPVGLLPFAIAGLDIRSMLQGAAEQRTASLGSPAATNDALHYAVARRLLNTRGRSIELLATFEPCLHFVGEWWKQLFGESEGKDGKGIFPASAEFTTDLHSLGQFVQEGTRSLFETVVDVPAPADVTFLCDPDSPDGLAYLNGRGLSAMNHDARTGTLLAHHDGGVPVLQLTMPDVSERSFGAAVYFFEVACAVGGYMLGINPFDQPGVEAYKRNMFALLAKPGTELEAADIRLRLAGHN, from the coding sequence ATGAGCGGACTGATACGACTGGATGACACATGGGCTCTTGATCACATCGATGCCGAGGCAATCGACGGAGGAATGAGAGAGGCGGCACTGCAGCTTCAGCTCCTCGTCGACAGGAAGGGTGCCGGATCCGAGTATACCGGATGGCTCGACCTGCCCGTCGACGCTCCTGACAGTGTCGTGGCCAGGATCGAGCATGTCGCCGCCGGGCTTCGCGAACAATCTGATACTGTCGTTGTCTGTGGTATCGGAGGCTCCTATCTGGGGGCTCGAGCGGGCCTGGAATTCCTTGCCGGCATGCCGTCCCGCTCGGCGACCGACAGGCTGCCCGACATCTTCTTCGCCGGCAACAGCCTCAGTTCATGGCAATTCCGTAAGCTGCTGGACAACCTTGCGGGCCGCCGCTTCTCCGTCGTCGTCATTTCGAAATCCGGCACGACGCTTGAGACTGCGGTTGCTTTCCACGTCCTGAAAACAGAACTGGCTCGACGGTTCGGCACAGCAGAGGCCCGCACGCGCATCGTGGCCGTAACGGACTCGGAGCATGGAGCCCTGCGCAGCCTTGCGGGGGACGAGGGCTTGGTCACATTCGACCTGCCTCGCGATGTCGGGGGACGCTATTCGGTACTCACTCCGGTCGGTCTCCTTCCGTTCGCGATCGCCGGCCTCGATATTCGCTCGATGTTGCAGGGCGCGGCAGAACAGCGCACTGCCAGCCTCGGTTCACCGGCAGCGACCAACGACGCTCTTCACTACGCTGTTGCCCGACGCCTTCTGAACACGAGGGGAAGGAGTATCGAACTGCTGGCAACGTTCGAGCCCTGCCTCCACTTCGTCGGCGAATGGTGGAAACAACTGTTCGGCGAGAGTGAGGGCAAGGACGGCAAAGGGATCTTCCCGGCGTCGGCGGAATTCACAACCGATCTTCACTCGCTTGGACAGTTTGTCCAGGAAGGAACTCGCTCCCTCTTCGAGACGGTCGTCGATGTACCCGCCCCAGCCGACGTTACGTTCCTCTGCGATCCGGACTCGCCAGACGGGCTCGCTTATCTCAACGGCCGGGGCCTGTCTGCCATGAATCACGATGCCAGGACCGGCACACTTCTTGCTCACCACGATGGCGGCGTTCCCGTGCTTCAGCTGACCATGCCCGATGTCTCAGAACGCAGCTTCGGCGCCGCTGTGTACTTCTTCGAGGTCGCCTGTGCAGTAGGAGGCTACATGCTTGGCATCAACCCCTTCGACCAGCCTGGCGTAGAAGCGTACAAACGCAACATGTTCGCCCTCCTGGCCAAGCCGGGCACAGAGCTCGAAGCCGCGGACATCCGTTTGCGTCTTGCCGGGCACAACTGA
- a CDS encoding ABC transporter permease gives MTKKTGFNDAISRVFIGNVVPIMFIVLIAFATPLSGFSTGYLVQEMVTRLGRNSFLVLSLLLPIMAGMGLNFGIVLGAMSGQIGIILVTNWGISGVSGLFLAMAIATPLAALMGWLAGIVLNRAKGREMVTSLILGFFINGVYQLVVLYIMGKIIPIKNSALVLSRGYGIRNAIDLKGMRQSLDKLIPLKIGDISVPVATFILIGLLCLFIWWFGKTKLGHDMRAVGQDMAVAEDSGIKVERTRIIAIILSTILACYGQIIFLQNIGTLNTYNSHDQTATFAVAALLIGGASVARASIPNVFVGVVLFHLMFVVAPMAGKQLMGSAMIGEYFRVFVSYGIIALSIVLYAWRHLKERERARRSLRGAKES, from the coding sequence ATGACAAAGAAAACCGGATTCAACGATGCCATATCGCGTGTCTTCATCGGCAACGTCGTTCCCATCATGTTCATCGTCCTGATTGCGTTCGCGACTCCGCTATCCGGATTCTCGACCGGCTACCTGGTCCAGGAGATGGTGACACGACTGGGACGAAACTCTTTCCTCGTCCTCTCACTGCTTCTCCCGATCATGGCAGGCATGGGGCTCAACTTCGGTATCGTGCTTGGAGCCATGTCCGGCCAGATCGGGATCATTCTCGTCACAAACTGGGGCATTTCCGGCGTCAGCGGCCTGTTCCTGGCCATGGCAATCGCCACTCCTCTGGCGGCACTCATGGGCTGGCTTGCCGGCATCGTGCTCAACCGCGCCAAGGGCCGAGAGATGGTCACGTCCCTGATCCTCGGATTCTTCATCAACGGCGTGTATCAGCTGGTCGTCCTGTACATTATGGGCAAGATCATCCCGATCAAGAATTCCGCCCTTGTTCTCTCGCGCGGATACGGAATCCGCAACGCCATCGATCTCAAGGGAATGCGCCAGAGTCTCGACAAGCTCATTCCGCTTAAGATTGGGGATATCTCGGTTCCGGTGGCCACCTTCATCCTCATCGGCCTGCTGTGTCTGTTCATCTGGTGGTTTGGCAAGACCAAGCTGGGACACGATATGCGTGCCGTAGGCCAGGACATGGCTGTCGCCGAGGATTCAGGCATCAAGGTCGAGAGAACACGCATCATCGCGATCATCCTCTCGACCATCCTCGCCTGCTACGGCCAGATCATCTTCCTCCAGAACATCGGCACGCTGAACACCTACAATAGCCACGATCAGACGGCCACCTTCGCCGTTGCGGCGCTGCTGATAGGTGGAGCCAGTGTGGCCCGCGCTTCCATCCCCAACGTGTTCGTCGGGGTCGTCCTGTTTCACCTGATGTTCGTGGTTGCTCCCATGGCAGGCAAGCAACTGATGGGGTCAGCGATGATAGGCGAGTATTTCAGGGTCTTTGTGTCATACGGCATCATCGCCCTGTCTATCGTCCTATACGCCTGGAGACACCTCAAGGAACGCGAGCGGGCAAGACGCTCTCTGCGCGGGGCAAAGGAATCGTAG
- a CDS encoding peptidase U34 — translation MCDTIAALAPTSTDFHSFLAKNSDREPNEAQLLTAMPHRTHSELRLRTTYIEVDQVRETNAVLLCRPFWMWGAEMGINEHGVAIGNEAVFTRGGYGATGLTGMDLLRLALERCNSARSAVDVIIALLEQHGQGGNCGFTKRFFYNNSFLVADRAESWILETVGKQWARKEVSGTGAISNLLTIGSDWDELSPGAEAFAKQKHLRRGEDRLDFAASFSDPLFTKFSRARARRASSLSSLGSAAPATVATMKAALRQHNDPSYALRAGSVGSVCMHFGGLVGDQTVGSMVADLDKSGPVAWVTGASAPCIALFKPLALDAEGAGMFGEDQQEEALNYWLENERISRNLHNNYAQKHQAIEKLRVPLEQRFEKVMAGAAPEYRKQAARECFELEKEYRVAVWNAIEPLDHPTTHSPAFSLQWRRENRELVRRWPAYSQSSENARTV, via the coding sequence ATGTGTGATACGATTGCGGCTCTCGCACCAACCTCTACAGACTTCCACAGCTTCCTGGCAAAAAACAGCGACCGCGAGCCGAACGAGGCCCAGCTCCTGACGGCCATGCCACACAGGACCCACAGCGAGCTGAGACTCAGGACGACCTACATCGAAGTCGATCAGGTCCGGGAAACGAACGCCGTCCTGCTCTGCAGGCCGTTCTGGATGTGGGGTGCCGAGATGGGCATCAACGAACATGGTGTCGCCATCGGCAACGAGGCGGTCTTCACTCGTGGGGGGTACGGTGCAACGGGGCTGACCGGCATGGATTTGCTCAGGCTGGCTCTGGAACGCTGTAACAGTGCTCGCTCGGCTGTAGATGTGATCATCGCGCTGCTGGAACAACATGGCCAGGGTGGCAACTGTGGCTTCACCAAGCGGTTCTTCTACAACAACAGCTTCCTGGTCGCTGACAGAGCCGAGTCCTGGATCCTGGAGACGGTTGGAAAGCAGTGGGCTCGCAAGGAGGTCAGCGGAACCGGGGCAATCTCCAACCTGCTGACGATCGGCTCCGACTGGGATGAGCTATCGCCAGGCGCCGAAGCTTTCGCCAAACAGAAGCACTTGCGACGCGGCGAGGACAGGTTGGATTTCGCAGCCTCGTTCTCTGACCCTCTGTTCACGAAGTTCTCCAGAGCACGCGCACGCCGTGCCAGCAGTCTCAGCTCTCTCGGTTCAGCTGCGCCGGCTACCGTAGCGACGATGAAAGCAGCACTGCGTCAGCATAACGACCCGAGCTATGCTCTCAGGGCAGGCAGTGTTGGTTCGGTGTGCATGCATTTCGGCGGTCTCGTGGGTGACCAGACTGTCGGCAGCATGGTAGCAGACCTCGACAAGTCAGGTCCCGTCGCATGGGTTACGGGCGCATCGGCGCCGTGCATCGCTCTGTTCAAGCCGCTCGCGCTGGATGCCGAAGGCGCCGGCATGTTCGGTGAGGACCAGCAGGAAGAGGCGCTCAACTACTGGCTCGAGAACGAGCGCATCTCCCGGAACCTGCACAACAACTATGCCCAGAAGCATCAGGCCATTGAGAAGCTGCGAGTTCCGCTCGAGCAGCGCTTCGAGAAAGTAATGGCAGGTGCCGCACCGGAGTATCGCAAGCAAGCTGCGCGGGAGTGCTTCGAGCTGGAGAAAGAGTACCGAGTCGCCGTCTGGAACGCGATTGAGCCACTGGACCATCCGACGACACACTCCCCCGCGTTCTCCCTGCAATGGCGGCGGGAGAACAGGGAACTTGTGCGTCGGTGGCCGGCCTACTCGCAGTCCTCGGAGAACGCCAGGACGGTGTAG
- a CDS encoding phenylalanine--tRNA ligase subunit alpha yields MPSTLDEVRTALEKRLTAACDAQDVRNAQIEYLGKKGTVTALLKDISGLAEDQRRQFGEQVNALKQWAVQAFEQRLSDLSSVTRRYDIDFSLPGQLMPAGKKHILTQVEEEVESVFLSMGFDIEEGPEIEQEYYNFEALNIPADHPARDMQDTFYLAPGMLLRTHTSPIQVRTMKREKPPIRMIATGRCYRRDAVDASHTPVFTQVEGLVIDKGITFADLKGVLQEFVRGVFGSSTNVKLLPSFFPFVEPGAETAISCPICGGKGCPTCKGSGWIEMGGSGMVHQNVLREVGYDTSIYQGFAFGWGIERIAMIKYGIRDIRMFYDNDLDFLGQF; encoded by the coding sequence ATGCCAAGCACGCTAGACGAAGTCCGTACGGCCCTGGAGAAGCGGCTGACTGCCGCTTGCGATGCTCAGGACGTTCGAAATGCACAGATTGAGTACCTGGGAAAGAAGGGCACGGTCACGGCGTTGCTCAAAGATATCTCGGGTCTGGCCGAGGACCAGCGCAGACAGTTCGGCGAGCAAGTCAACGCACTCAAGCAATGGGCGGTGCAAGCCTTTGAGCAGAGACTGTCCGATCTGTCTTCCGTGACGCGCAGGTACGACATCGACTTCTCTCTGCCGGGGCAGCTCATGCCTGCCGGCAAGAAGCATATCCTCACGCAAGTGGAGGAAGAGGTCGAATCCGTCTTCCTTTCCATGGGATTCGACATAGAAGAGGGTCCGGAAATCGAGCAGGAATACTACAATTTCGAGGCACTCAACATCCCCGCAGACCACCCCGCGCGCGACATGCAGGACACGTTCTACCTGGCGCCCGGCATGCTTCTGCGTACGCATACATCGCCCATTCAGGTCCGGACGATGAAACGCGAAAAACCGCCCATACGAATGATTGCCACCGGCAGATGTTATCGCCGCGACGCGGTGGATGCAAGCCACACCCCCGTGTTCACGCAGGTCGAGGGCCTGGTCATCGACAAGGGCATTACGTTCGCCGATTTGAAGGGAGTACTCCAGGAATTCGTGAGAGGAGTCTTCGGCTCCTCCACCAACGTCAAGCTCCTTCCCTCATTCTTCCCATTTGTCGAACCAGGCGCTGAGACCGCAATCTCCTGTCCCATCTGTGGCGGCAAGGGCTGCCCGACCTGCAAGGGCTCCGGATGGATCGAGATGGGCGGCTCAGGCATGGTCCACCAGAACGTGTTGCGGGAGGTTGGATACGATACCAGCATCTACCAGGGATTTGCGTTTGGGTGGGGCATCGAGCGGATAGCAATGATCAAGTACGGCATTCGTGACATTCGCATGTTCTACGACAACGACCTGGATTTCCTGGGTCAGTTCTGA
- a CDS encoding ABC transporter translates to MNRIRAFVDKAGWPRIIIAMLLLSLFIVAPSVGVRVDQSMTNTIVRFGMNGILVLGMVPMVQTGCGLNFGLPLGIIAGLLGATISIELGLTGLAGFAGAIGFAAPFALLFGWSYGKLLNRVKGNEMMIATYVGFSSVSFMCMMWMLLPYRSPKMIWGYGGSGLRTTISLEGFWIHILDNFLTIRIGPNFMFPTGMILFFVFMAWIMWAFFHTKTGTAMTAVGSNPDYARAAGINVDKMRTIAVIMSTVYGAIGILVFQQSFGFIQLYNGPFFMALPAVAAILIGGASVNKANITNVVIGTILFQGLLTMTPSVINSAIQSDLSEVVRIIISNGMIVYALTRVTRKSR, encoded by the coding sequence ATGAATAGGATCCGGGCATTCGTCGACAAAGCTGGCTGGCCCCGCATCATCATCGCCATGCTGCTCCTGTCATTGTTCATTGTGGCGCCGTCTGTGGGTGTCCGGGTCGATCAGTCGATGACCAACACCATCGTACGTTTTGGCATGAACGGCATCCTGGTCCTCGGGATGGTTCCCATGGTTCAGACTGGTTGTGGACTCAATTTTGGCCTTCCTCTCGGCATCATCGCCGGGTTGCTGGGAGCGACAATCAGCATCGAGCTCGGTCTCACCGGCCTTGCCGGATTTGCCGGCGCCATCGGCTTTGCAGCTCCGTTCGCCCTGCTCTTCGGTTGGAGCTATGGCAAGCTCCTCAATCGGGTCAAGGGCAATGAAATGATGATTGCAACTTACGTAGGCTTCTCGTCAGTCTCGTTCATGTGCATGATGTGGATGCTGCTCCCCTACCGGAGTCCAAAGATGATCTGGGGCTACGGTGGCAGTGGACTGCGCACGACGATCTCTCTCGAGGGTTTCTGGATCCACATCCTGGACAACTTCCTGACCATCAGGATAGGCCCTAACTTCATGTTCCCGACCGGCATGATCCTGTTCTTCGTCTTCATGGCCTGGATCATGTGGGCGTTCTTTCACACGAAGACCGGCACGGCGATGACCGCTGTCGGTTCAAACCCGGACTATGCACGTGCCGCAGGCATCAACGTCGACAAGATGAGGACCATCGCGGTCATCATGTCGACCGTCTACGGTGCCATTGGCATTCTGGTCTTTCAGCAGAGCTTTGGGTTCATCCAGCTCTACAACGGGCCGTTCTTCATGGCACTTCCCGCTGTCGCCGCGATTCTCATTGGGGGTGCCAGCGTCAACAAGGCCAACATCACGAATGTCGTCATCGGCACCATTCTCTTCCAGGGACTCCTGACCATGACTCCATCCGTCATCAACAGTGCCATTCAATCTGATCTGTCCGAGGTTGTGCGTATCATCATCTCAAACGGAATGATCGTCTACGCACTCACCCGAGTGACCAGAAAGTCCAGGTGA
- a CDS encoding sugar ABC transporter ATP-binding protein gives MTEQQPLLHMQGITKEYFGNRVLTDVCLDVNRGEVLGLVGENGAGKSTLMNILFGMSVIGQTGGYAGTICIDGKEVIFQNPFDALKAGIGMVHQEFSLIPGFTATENILLNGEILQDNIVTKVFGPRLKTLDLPEMRAIAEKSIELLGVDISPDTLVSEMPVGHKQFTELAREIHRPEMKLLVLDEPTAVLTESEAQVLLTSLRRLAATGIAIIFITHRLQEILDICDRIVILRDGQVVKEVATGDTDIGQIAELMVGRSVGAKSASTSGYDKDTETIVSLDHLWVDMPGETVRDVTLEIHKGEIFGIGGLAGQGKLGIPNGIMGLYPAGGAVTLHSKPIRLNDPAAALAAGMAFVSEDRRGVGLLLEEALDWNIAFTAMQAQNKFLRPLLGGLIQWRDDKAIQNVALEYIKALDIKCTGTDQRAEELSGGNQQKICLAKAFAVQPDVLFVSEPTRGIDVGAKSLVLESLRTYNRKNGTTIIMVSSELEELRSICDRIAIVDEGRIAGILPPSATAKEFGLLMIGKLKNEENTVESHE, from the coding sequence GTGACCGAACAACAGCCGTTGCTGCACATGCAGGGCATTACCAAGGAGTATTTCGGAAACAGGGTTCTGACCGACGTCTGCCTCGACGTCAACCGCGGCGAGGTCCTCGGCCTTGTCGGGGAAAACGGAGCCGGCAAGTCGACCCTCATGAACATCCTGTTCGGTATGAGCGTCATCGGTCAGACTGGAGGCTATGCCGGCACGATCTGCATCGATGGAAAAGAGGTCATCTTTCAGAACCCCTTCGATGCTCTCAAGGCAGGCATTGGCATGGTTCACCAGGAGTTCTCGCTGATCCCGGGGTTCACCGCCACCGAGAATATCCTTCTCAACGGTGAGATTCTGCAGGACAACATCGTGACGAAGGTTTTTGGCCCGCGCCTGAAGACGCTGGACCTCCCGGAAATGCGTGCCATCGCGGAGAAATCCATCGAGCTTCTGGGCGTCGATATCAGCCCGGACACGCTGGTTTCCGAAATGCCCGTCGGTCACAAGCAGTTCACTGAACTCGCCCGCGAGATCCATCGCCCCGAGATGAAGCTGCTCGTGCTCGATGAGCCGACGGCAGTCCTGACGGAGTCCGAGGCACAGGTCCTTCTGACTTCACTCCGCAGACTGGCCGCTACTGGAATTGCCATCATCTTTATCACGCACCGCCTCCAGGAGATCCTCGACATATGCGACAGGATCGTTATCCTGCGGGACGGACAAGTCGTGAAAGAGGTGGCCACCGGCGACACCGACATCGGTCAGATCGCCGAACTCATGGTAGGACGCAGCGTTGGAGCGAAGTCGGCCTCGACGAGTGGCTACGACAAGGACACGGAAACGATTGTCTCCCTGGACCACCTGTGGGTCGACATGCCGGGCGAGACCGTGAGAGACGTGACGCTGGAAATCCACAAGGGCGAAATCTTCGGCATCGGCGGGCTGGCGGGACAGGGCAAGCTGGGCATCCCGAACGGCATCATGGGGTTGTACCCCGCGGGAGGGGCCGTCACTCTGCACAGCAAGCCAATTCGCCTCAATGACCCCGCGGCAGCCCTGGCTGCCGGAATGGCGTTTGTGTCCGAGGACCGTCGAGGCGTCGGCCTGCTGCTTGAGGAAGCGCTGGACTGGAACATCGCCTTCACCGCCATGCAGGCACAGAACAAGTTCCTGCGGCCTCTCCTGGGTGGACTCATCCAATGGCGCGACGACAAGGCCATCCAGAATGTTGCCCTGGAGTACATCAAGGCCCTGGACATCAAATGCACGGGAACGGACCAGCGAGCCGAGGAGCTGTCAGGCGGCAACCAGCAGAAGATCTGCCTCGCCAAGGCCTTTGCAGTGCAGCCCGACGTCCTGTTCGTTTCGGAGCCGACACGCGGCATCGACGTCGGTGCCAAGTCGCTCGTGCTGGAATCGCTTCGCACCTACAACCGAAAGAACGGCACAACCATTATCATGGTCTCGTCCGAGCTGGAGGAGCTGCGGTCCATCTGCGACCGCATCGCCATCGTCGATGAAGGCCGCATCGCCGGTATCCTGCCACCATCCGCAACGGCCAAGGAATTTGGTCTCCTGATGATCGGAAAACTCAAGAACGAAGAAAACACGGTGGAGAGCCATGAATAG